The window GAGTTAATTTACGTGCTTATGAACAAAAAGCACCATTAAATATTTATGTTGAAGACTCAGATAAATTATTTGAAAAATTAAAACATAATGTTGCTTGAAAAACAGTATGTTCAATAGGAAAAATAAATTATGTTCATCAAGATTATAGTGATTTAAATAGTGAATTTATTGTAAATGATAATGAAATTAATGAAAATAATAATTCAATTGATTTTGAAAATTTCAACGAATCAATACCAACTGATCAAACAATTCAAGAATCATTTGATGATAATCAATCAGATAATGAAGATGATAAAAATAATAATTAACAATGGATGATTTTAAAAAATTTGAATTAATAAGCGATTATAAACCAGCTGGTGACCAACAAAAGGCAATTGATGAAATGGTTAATAATATTAATCAAGGTATTCAACGACAAGTATTATTAGGGGCAACAGGAACAGGAAAAACATTTAGTGTGGCTAATGTAATTGCAAAAACCCAATTAAAGACTTTAGTTCTTGCTCATAATAAAACATTAGCTGCACAATTATTTGCTGAACTTAAAGAAATGTTTCCTCATAATAAAGTTGAATATTTTGTTTCATATTTTGATTATTATCAACCAGAAGCTTATAAACCTATAACTGATACTTATATTGAAAAAGATTCAGTAACAAATGCAGAAATTGAGATGATGCGTTTATCAACTATTAATTCATTGGCTACAAGAAATGATGTCATTGTTGTTGCTTCTGTTGCATGTATTTATGCATCTGTTTCTCCTATAGAATTTACTAAAAAGAATTTATATTTACATGTTGGTGAATTAATCGAATTTGAACAAATTAAATATAAATTAGTTCAATTAGGTTATGAACGAAAAGATTATGATTTAGTGCCAGGAACATTTAGGATTCGTGGTGATTTAATTGAAATTATGTCTGGATATAGTGATAAATTTAAAATAAGAATATCAATGTTTGGAAATGAAGTTGAATCAATTGATCTTTGCGATCCAATTACTAATAATATTATTTCTAAAGAACAAAGGTTTATTTTACGAAGTGCAAGTGAATATATTTTTGATGATTCGCGTTTAGCAATAGCGATTGAAAATATTAAAAATGAACTAGATGAACGAGTTAAATTTTTTCTAAAAAACAATCAATTAATTGAGGCGCAACGGATTGAGCAACGAACTAAACAAGATCTTGAAAGTATTGTAGAGTTTGGTTTTTGTAGTGGAGTTGAAAATTATTATCGTCATCTTGAACATCGTGAACCTTTTCAAACACCATGGACAATTTTTGATTTTTTTTCATATAACAATCAAGATTGATTATTAATTGTAGATGAATCACATATTTCATTACCACAAGTGAAAGGGATGCATAATACAGACCGTAGTCGTAAACAAACATTAGTTGAATACGGATTTCGTTTACCTAGCGCTTTAGATAATCGGCCTTTAAATTATGATGAATTTAATAAAAAACTTTCCAAAACGATTTATGTTTCTGCCACACCAAACGATGAAGAAATTGCGTTATCAGATAATCATATAGTTAGTCAAATTGTTCGTCCTACAGGATTATTAGATCCAATTATTGAAATTAGAAAAACAGAACACCAAATTGATGATTTAATTAATGAATTGATGCTTTTAAAAAACAAGAATCAACGAGCATTTATTACTGTTATGACAATTAGAATGGCTGAGGATTTAACAAATTATTTAAATAATACAAAAATTAAAGCTGCTTATTTACATAATGAATTAAAAACACTAGAGCGTAGTGTTATTATCAATAAATTAAGAAAAGGAATTTATGATTGTGTTGTTGGAATTAATCTTTTAAGAGAAGGATTAGATGTTCCAGAAGTTGCAGGTGTTTTTATTTTTGATGCTGATAAACCTGGTTTTTTTAGAAGTGATAAATCTTTAATTCAAATTATTGGACGTGCAGCACGTAATGCTGATGGTAAAGTAATTATGTATGCTGATGTAATAACACAAGCCATGCAAACCGCAATCAATGAAACAAAACGACGACGTGAAATTCAATTAGCTTTTAATTTAAAACATAATATTATCCCTAAAACAATTATTAAACCAATTCACGAAGATTTAAGTGGCCATGATTATAAACAAAATGCGGAATTATATGCTGCAAAAGCTTCAAAAAACGAGTACAATCAAAAAATCAAAGAATTAAAGAAAAAAATGGAAGAAGCTGCAAAAAAACGTGAATATGAAGTTGCTGCTCAATATCGCGATATGATTGTTGAATTAGAAGCCATTAAGCAAAGTGTAAAAAGCAAATAATAAATATATAATTATGTTTATTTTAATATTAGTTTTTTAATTAAAATTTATACTAATAAAGATTTAAAAAGGTTACTTTACGTATGGATAAAATAAAAGCTAAAATTGACGAATTAAAACAAAAACTAGACCAATGAAACTATGAATATTATGTTTTAGATGATCCAAGTGTGCCAGACCATGTTTATGATCAAACAATGCGGGAGTTAATCGAACTTGAAAATAATTATCCTCAATTTAAAACTAACAATTCACCAAGTGTAAAGGTTGGCGGCTTTGTTTCAGAAAAATTTAATAAAGTAAAACATAAAAGACCAATGTTATCACTTTCAAATGCTTTTAATGATGATGATTTAAAAAAATTTGATCAAGATAATCAAAATGCTAGTGTCGATTTAAAAGGGTACGTAGTTGAACCTAAAATTGATGGTTTAAGCATTTCTATTATTTATAAAAATGCCAAATTACACCAGGCAATTACAAGAGGAGATGGGATTAATGGCGAAGATGTTACTTCCAATATTTTAACGATTAAAGACATTCCTCACTATATTGATCAAAAATATAAAGACTACGAAATTGAAGTTCGTGGTGAAGTCTATATGGCTTTTCATGATTTTTATGAAATGAATGATAATTTAGAAGAAAGTGATAAAAAATTTGCTAATCCAAGAAATGCTGCTGCTGGAACATTAAGAAGTCTAGATAATTCAATTGTTGCAGAACGTAAATTAAGTGCTTTTATGTATTATTTGGTTAATGCACAAGAACTAGGAATTAAAACGCATTATGAAAGTATTCAATTTTTAAGAGATAATAAATTTAAAGTTAGTGATTTAATTGTTAAAGTCGATACAATTAATGAAGTTATTAATCAAATTGATTGTTATACTAAAGTGCGTGATAAACTTTCATATATGATTGATGGTATTGTTATTAAAATTAATAATTTAGAAGTTTATGATGAGATTGGTTATACTTCTAAATTTCCTAAATGAGCAATTGCTTATAAATTTCCAGCTAATGTTGTTAGCTCACAATTACTAGAAATTATTAACGATGTTGGGCGTACAGGAAAAATCTCATATGTTGCTAAAATTAAACCAATTTTATTAGATGGTAGTATGGTTGAATACGCTACTTTACATAACTTTGATTTTATTAAAGAAAAAGACATTCGAATTAATGATGAAATTAAAATTTATAAAGCAGGGGATGTAATTCCTTATGTTGATGGTGTTGATTTATCAAAACGTTTAGCAAATAGTGTACCTTATGAACCAATTATAAATTGCCCTTCATGCCAATCAGTTTTAGTACGTGAAAATGATGAAGTTGACCAACGCTGCTTAAATATTTATGGATGTAAAAAAATCAATATTGAAAAAATCGTTTATTTTGTTTCACGTAATTGCATGAATATTGAGGGAATGAGTGATGCCATTATTAATAAATTTTATGATGCTAATTTAATTAAAAACATTGCAGATTTATACTATTTGCAAAAACACAAAGAATTTATTTTAACTAGTGATTTTAAAATTAAAGAAAAAAGTTTTAGTAATTTAATTAATAGTATTAATAATTCAAAAAAATGTTCTTTAGAATTTTTATTAACAGCTTTTGGAATTCGTCATGTTGGACCAAATTTAGCTAAAAAAATAGCTAAACAATTTAAAACAATGACTGCTTTAATGCACGCTAATTTTGATGAATTAACTAATGTTGATGCATGTGGGGAAAAAGCAGCCTTATCATTAATTAATTGGTTTAATGATGAGCATAATGTTTCTTTAGTTAATCAATTACAACAAGTTGGTGTAAATATGGAATATATTGATGATTTTATTTATGATGATAACATCAATATAATTGATGAATATAAAAATAAAACTTTTGTTATTACTGGTTCATTTAGTATTAGCCGTGATGAAATTAAAACTATTTTAGAGAAATATTATCATGCAAAAGTTAAAAACAGTGTTTCTAAAAAAACAGATTATGTTTTAGTTGGCACTGAAGCGGGTACGAAATTAGAAAAAGCTAAATTATTAGGTGTGAAAATTATTGAAAATGAATTTTGAAAAAAGGATAATAATTTTTAAATTACTTGAATATTAATAATTTTAAGTTGTTTTTGCTGCTAAATTAAAATTATTGTAATGTTTTCTATGATATAGAAAATAATAATTTTGTAATAAATATGCTCTTAAAATAAAATTTAAAATGTATATATTTTATAATTAAGAAAGATAAAACTATTAAAATAATTGTAATGCATTATATTAAAGTTAAATTAACGCTTTAATTAAAGATAGTAAAGGTATTGGTGTAAAAATTATTGAAGATAAATATAACAAAAGAAAAAACAATTTTTAAAAAAAATTATAAAAAAAAACATAGTATATATTATTCAACATCTAAAATTATTAAAGACTACACACTAAGTGCAGTAATGTTAGGTTTAGGAATTTTGGTTGCATATTTAAGTCACTTTATTCGTTTTAATTTCTTAGCTTTTGATTTTTCTTTGTTTACACTTGTTTATTTAATTTATAAAGTTAAATATCGCTTTGTATATTTAGTTACAATTTTATTAAGTTTAGCTAATTTATTGCACGGAAGTCCTTCATGGATCGGAACAATGGTTTTAAGTTTAAATAACTTATTTTTTGTTACTATGGTTATTCTTTTTAAAAAGTTATTTATTCCAAAAAGACCAAAATTTT is drawn from Ureaplasma parvum serovar 3 str. ATCC 27815 and contains these coding sequences:
- the uvrB gene encoding excinuclease ABC subunit UvrB produces the protein MDDFKKFELISDYKPAGDQQKAIDEMVNNINQGIQRQVLLGATGTGKTFSVANVIAKTQLKTLVLAHNKTLAAQLFAELKEMFPHNKVEYFVSYFDYYQPEAYKPITDTYIEKDSVTNAEIEMMRLSTINSLATRNDVIVVASVACIYASVSPIEFTKKNLYLHVGELIEFEQIKYKLVQLGYERKDYDLVPGTFRIRGDLIEIMSGYSDKFKIRISMFGNEVESIDLCDPITNNIISKEQRFILRSASEYIFDDSRLAIAIENIKNELDERVKFFLKNNQLIEAQRIEQRTKQDLESIVEFGFCSGVENYYRHLEHREPFQTPWTIFDFFSYNNQDWLLIVDESHISLPQVKGMHNTDRSRKQTLVEYGFRLPSALDNRPLNYDEFNKKLSKTIYVSATPNDEEIALSDNHIVSQIVRPTGLLDPIIEIRKTEHQIDDLINELMLLKNKNQRAFITVMTIRMAEDLTNYLNNTKIKAAYLHNELKTLERSVIINKLRKGIYDCVVGINLLREGLDVPEVAGVFIFDADKPGFFRSDKSLIQIIGRAARNADGKVIMYADVITQAMQTAINETKRRREIQLAFNLKHNIIPKTIIKPIHEDLSGHDYKQNAELYAAKASKNEYNQKIKELKKKMEEAAKKREYEVAAQYRDMIVELEAIKQSVKSK
- the ligA gene encoding NAD-dependent DNA ligase LigA, with the translated sequence MDKIKAKIDELKQKLDQWNYEYYVLDDPSVPDHVYDQTMRELIELENNYPQFKTNNSPSVKVGGFVSEKFNKVKHKRPMLSLSNAFNDDDLKKFDQDNQNASVDLKGYVVEPKIDGLSISIIYKNAKLHQAITRGDGINGEDVTSNILTIKDIPHYIDQKYKDYEIEVRGEVYMAFHDFYEMNDNLEESDKKFANPRNAAAGTLRSLDNSIVAERKLSAFMYYLVNAQELGIKTHYESIQFLRDNKFKVSDLIVKVDTINEVINQIDCYTKVRDKLSYMIDGIVIKINNLEVYDEIGYTSKFPKWAIAYKFPANVVSSQLLEIINDVGRTGKISYVAKIKPILLDGSMVEYATLHNFDFIKEKDIRINDEIKIYKAGDVIPYVDGVDLSKRLANSVPYEPIINCPSCQSVLVRENDEVDQRCLNIYGCKKINIEKIVYFVSRNCMNIEGMSDAIINKFYDANLIKNIADLYYLQKHKEFILTSDFKIKEKSFSNLINSINNSKKCSLEFLLTAFGIRHVGPNLAKKIAKQFKTMTALMHANFDELTNVDACGEKAALSLINWFNDEHNVSLVNQLQQVGVNMEYIDDFIYDDNINIIDEYKNKTFVITGSFSISRDEIKTILEKYYHAKVKNSVSKKTDYVLVGTEAGTKLEKAKLLGVKIIENEFWKKDNNF
- a CDS encoding MPN527 family putative ECF transporter permease subunit; this encodes MKINITKEKTIFKKNYKKKHSIYYSTSKIIKDYTLSAVMLGLGILVAYLSHFIRFNFLAFDFSLFTLVYLIYKVKYRFVYLVTILLSLANLLHGSPSWIGTMVLSLNNLFFVTMVILFKKLFIPKRPKFYLNLWVLVLSSFLTTVFNVIMNGILYTPLYWYTFKITPTLNFLEVQKIYEKHPTLFLLNIKSYWLGIIALYTSFNLIKNIIISFISLTILKIFADKKTIITY